A portion of the Flavobacterium magnum genome contains these proteins:
- the odhB gene encoding 2-oxoglutarate dehydrogenase complex dihydrolipoyllysine-residue succinyltransferase: protein MILEMKVPSPGESITEVEIATWLVKDGDYVEKDQAIAEVDSDKATLELPAEASGIITLKAEEGDAVKVGQVVCLIDTDAAKPAGGAEAPKAEATAAAPKADTKQEPTKTEAPKATPTPAATYATGAPSPAARKILDEKNIDPSTLSGTGKGGRITKDDAVNAPASMGTPTGGNRGSERTKLSMLRRKVAERLVAAKNETAMLTTFNEVNMTPINKIRNEYKDAFKAKHGGLSLGFMSFFTKAVTRALQLYPDVNSMIDGDQKISYDFCDISVAVSGPKGLMVPVVRNAENLTFRGIESEIKRLAIKARDGQITVDDMTGGTFTISNGGVFGSMLSTPIINPPQSGILGMHNIIERPIAVNGQVEIHPMMYVALSYDHRIIDGRESVGFLVAVKEGLENPAELLMDNNPKKALEL from the coding sequence ATGATTTTAGAAATGAAAGTCCCGTCTCCGGGAGAATCGATTACAGAAGTTGAAATCGCAACCTGGCTAGTAAAAGACGGCGATTATGTTGAAAAAGACCAGGCCATTGCCGAAGTCGATTCCGATAAGGCCACACTCGAACTTCCTGCCGAAGCGAGCGGGATCATCACTTTGAAGGCTGAAGAGGGCGACGCGGTCAAAGTAGGGCAGGTAGTTTGCCTGATCGATACTGACGCCGCTAAACCTGCCGGCGGAGCCGAAGCGCCTAAGGCAGAGGCAACAGCTGCCGCCCCTAAAGCTGACACAAAACAAGAGCCGACGAAAACCGAGGCTCCAAAAGCAACACCCACCCCGGCCGCGACTTATGCTACAGGTGCACCTTCGCCTGCTGCCAGGAAAATACTGGACGAGAAAAATATCGATCCGTCAACTTTATCCGGTACAGGTAAAGGCGGCAGGATTACCAAAGACGATGCGGTCAATGCACCCGCCTCAATGGGTACGCCAACCGGCGGGAACCGGGGTTCAGAGCGCACAAAACTTTCTATGTTGCGTCGGAAGGTAGCGGAGAGACTCGTAGCTGCTAAAAATGAAACCGCCATGCTGACGACTTTCAATGAAGTCAACATGACACCAATCAACAAAATCCGAAATGAATACAAGGATGCATTTAAGGCAAAACACGGCGGATTAAGCCTGGGCTTCATGTCATTCTTTACCAAGGCGGTTACAAGGGCACTGCAATTGTATCCGGATGTGAACTCGATGATTGATGGCGATCAGAAAATCTCCTATGATTTCTGCGATATTTCCGTGGCGGTATCAGGCCCGAAAGGATTGATGGTTCCGGTTGTAAGAAACGCGGAAAACCTTACTTTCCGTGGCATAGAGTCTGAAATCAAGAGATTGGCCATCAAGGCCCGTGACGGGCAAATCACCGTCGACGATATGACAGGGGGGACATTCACCATTTCTAACGGTGGCGTTTTCGGAAGCATGCTTTCTACGCCAATCATCAACCCACCACAGTCGGGTATCCTTGGGATGCACAACATTATTGAGCGCCCCATCGCCGTGAACGGACAGGTTGAAATCCACCCTATGATGTATGTGGCATTGTCATATGACCACCGTATTATCGACGGGCGTGAATCTGTAGGATTCCTTGTGGCGGTGAAAGAAGGCCTTGAGAATCCTGCTGAACTGCTGATGGATAACAATCCTAAGAAAGCACTCGAACTTTAA
- a CDS encoding 2-oxoglutarate dehydrogenase E1 component, which yields MDRFSFLNAAHTEFFADLYDQYLENPDSIEPSWRSFLQGFDFGVTTYNDEYPVGAPQQMAAAATSQDFSQVSEKLQKEFNVLKLIDAYRTRGHLFTKTNPVRERRIWSPTLDIANFGLTDADLNTVFDAAKAMKLEPCTLSEILGHLKKIYCGSIGVEYMYIRKPEVIQWIQDKIGYNDNIPKFNTEQKQHILEKLNEAVSFENFLHTKYVGQKRFSLEGGESIIPGLDALIEAAAEKGVEQFVMGMAHRGRLNVLANIFGKSTQDIFSEFDGKDYDDDALFDGDVKYHLGLTSDRKTKSGKSININLAPNPSHLETVGAVIEGITRAKQDRYFPDDFSKVLPIALHGDAAVAGQGIVYEIVQMAQLDGYRTGGTIHIVINNQVGFTTNYLDARSSTYCTDIAKVTLSPVLHVNADDTEAVVHAMLFALDYRMQFGSDVFIDLLGYRKYGHNEGDEPRFTQPKLYKIIAKHKNPRDIYAEKLLADGVIDSHFVKGLEDTYKAKLEENLEASRKKDLTIITPFMQNEWQGFKQADQAEMLQNTDTTFPKDTLTGIAKVITELPSDKKFISKIQKLINDRKTMYFETDKLDWAMAELLAYGSLLTEGYDVRISGQDVERGTFSHRHAVVKVEDSEEEVILLQNLPNAKGKFHIYNSLLSEYGVVGFDYGYALASPKTLTIWEAQFGDFSNGAQIMLDQYISAAEDKWNNQNGLVMLLPHGYEGQGAEHSSARMERYLQMCANENMFVADCTTPANFFHLLRRQMKTTYRKPLIVFTPKSLLRHPLVVSTADEFATGTFRETLDDTTVNKSDVKTLVFCTGKFYYDLLAEREANGRNDVALVRIEQLFPLPVDQLKEIIASYPNADDYVWAQEEPKNMGAYSYMLMNFNEVKLRVASLKAYSAPAAGSYARSKKRHAAAIAMVFDKNLFN from the coding sequence ATGGATAGGTTTTCCTTTTTAAACGCAGCCCATACCGAATTTTTTGCCGATTTATACGACCAATATCTGGAAAACCCTGACAGCATCGAGCCCAGCTGGAGAAGCTTTCTGCAGGGGTTTGATTTTGGGGTCACCACCTACAACGATGAGTACCCGGTTGGCGCGCCGCAACAAATGGCCGCCGCTGCCACTTCGCAGGATTTCAGCCAGGTTTCCGAGAAGCTCCAGAAAGAGTTTAATGTCCTGAAATTAATTGATGCCTACCGCACACGCGGGCACTTATTCACCAAGACCAATCCCGTTCGTGAAAGAAGGATCTGGTCGCCAACGCTAGACATCGCTAACTTCGGATTAACCGACGCCGACCTTAATACCGTTTTCGACGCTGCAAAAGCGATGAAGCTTGAGCCATGTACACTCAGTGAAATTCTGGGTCACCTTAAGAAAATCTACTGCGGATCGATCGGGGTGGAATACATGTACATCCGTAAACCCGAAGTCATCCAATGGATACAGGATAAGATCGGTTACAACGACAACATCCCGAAATTCAATACCGAACAAAAACAACACATACTCGAAAAGTTAAATGAGGCGGTTTCTTTTGAAAACTTCCTGCATACAAAATACGTCGGCCAAAAACGTTTCTCGCTTGAAGGCGGTGAATCCATCATTCCCGGACTCGATGCGTTGATTGAAGCCGCTGCCGAGAAAGGGGTGGAGCAGTTTGTCATGGGAATGGCACACCGCGGAAGACTCAACGTCCTGGCGAACATCTTCGGAAAATCCACCCAGGATATTTTCTCTGAATTTGACGGTAAGGATTATGACGACGACGCGCTTTTTGACGGCGACGTGAAATACCACCTCGGACTCACTTCCGACAGGAAAACCAAATCAGGGAAGAGCATCAATATCAACCTCGCCCCGAATCCATCGCACCTGGAAACCGTTGGTGCCGTGATCGAAGGCATTACGCGCGCCAAGCAGGATCGTTACTTCCCGGACGATTTTTCAAAAGTCCTCCCAATTGCGCTCCATGGTGATGCCGCAGTGGCCGGACAGGGCATCGTCTACGAAATCGTACAGATGGCACAGCTCGATGGCTACAGAACCGGCGGTACGATCCACATTGTGATCAACAACCAGGTCGGCTTTACAACCAACTACCTTGATGCCCGTTCCTCAACATATTGTACCGATATCGCCAAAGTGACGTTGTCGCCGGTATTGCACGTCAATGCTGATGATACCGAAGCCGTTGTCCATGCGATGCTGTTTGCTTTGGATTACCGCATGCAGTTCGGAAGCGATGTCTTCATTGATTTGCTGGGATACCGGAAATACGGACACAACGAAGGGGACGAGCCGCGTTTTACACAGCCCAAATTATACAAGATTATCGCCAAGCACAAGAATCCGCGCGATATTTATGCAGAAAAATTATTGGCCGACGGTGTCATCGACAGCCATTTCGTGAAGGGCCTTGAAGACACGTACAAAGCGAAGCTCGAGGAAAACCTTGAGGCTTCCCGTAAAAAGGACCTGACGATCATCACACCGTTCATGCAAAACGAATGGCAGGGTTTCAAACAGGCGGACCAGGCAGAAATGCTTCAAAATACCGATACGACTTTTCCAAAGGACACGTTGACCGGGATTGCAAAAGTGATTACCGAATTGCCATCGGATAAAAAATTCATCAGCAAGATCCAGAAGCTGATCAACGACCGCAAGACGATGTATTTCGAGACCGACAAGCTCGACTGGGCGATGGCCGAATTGCTGGCTTACGGAAGTTTACTGACAGAAGGATACGATGTACGCATCTCCGGACAGGATGTCGAAAGGGGGACTTTTTCGCACCGCCACGCTGTCGTAAAAGTAGAAGACTCAGAAGAAGAAGTGATCCTGCTGCAGAACCTTCCAAATGCCAAAGGCAAATTCCACATCTATAATTCATTGCTTTCAGAATACGGAGTTGTAGGGTTTGATTACGGATACGCTCTGGCAAGCCCTAAAACACTGACCATCTGGGAAGCCCAGTTCGGGGACTTTTCAAACGGGGCGCAAATCATGCTTGACCAGTACATTTCTGCAGCGGAGGACAAATGGAACAACCAAAACGGTTTGGTGATGTTGCTGCCACACGGCTATGAAGGCCAGGGCGCAGAGCACTCGTCCGCGAGGATGGAGCGTTACTTACAGATGTGTGCCAACGAGAATATGTTTGTTGCTGATTGCACCACGCCTGCCAACTTCTTCCATTTGCTCAGGAGGCAGATGAAAACGACTTACCGTAAACCATTGATTGTGTTTACGCCAAAGAGTCTGTTGCGTCATCCGCTTGTCGTTTCCACCGCCGACGAGTTTGCGACAGGAACATTCCGCGAAACGCTTGATGACACGACCGTGAACAAGAGTGATGTGAAAACACTCGTTTTCTGCACCGGTAAATTCTATTATGATTTATTGGCAGAAAGGGAAGCCAACGGCCGTAATGATGTCGCTCTGGTACGCATCGAGCAGCTCTTCCCTTTGCCTGTGGATCAATTGAAGGAAATTATTGCCTCTTACCCGAACGCGGACGATTATGTCTGGGCGCAGGAAGAGCCAAAGAATATGGGCGCCTACAGCTACATGCTGATGAATTTCAATGAAGTCAAACTGCGTGTCGCTTCACTGAAGGCGTACAGCGCACCGGCTGCCGGTAGTTATGCACGTTCTAAAAAACGTCATGCTGCAGCGATTGCAATGGTTTTTGATAAGAATTTATTTAATTAG
- a CDS encoding Ig-like domain-containing protein, whose amino-acid sequence MKQVYSSIILFLLICCNTVTAQAVDDYFTTEQNIAINAHVLANDVTNGGLSAQSIYVVYQPAHGTTMVMNNGTPNTTADDYVTYTPNPNYNGVDSFVYQITDAAMVTTMATAYIVVTPDTDPNDPPTAVDDIAYTAEDVSITITVLQNDFFGSAGPATGPIGIAVNPANGTVTVNNNGTPNNPVDDSITYTPNANYFGQDTFAYVITGVYGNADTATVTVYISEDGPPYDPPFAGDDTATTSQDSPVVIEVLMNDTYGTAGPQEMTIASQPSHGTATVNDNGTPGDPYDDRITYVPQPNYAGADSFMYTITDVYGNSDTATVTVVIVIDSPGEGPLAANDMAFTDENYPVTIDVLNNDTFGAYGPGSISLASQPTYGTATINNNGTPGDATDDTINYIPNPNYNGVDVFTYHITDVMMVTSTGTVIVTVVPPTTGGNPPTAADDVADTAEDVPVTVSVLQNDTFGSYGPATGSIGIAVMPVNGTVIVNNTGTPNDPSDDTITYSPNPNYFGQDTFSYVITNAFGDTDMATVTITVRPDSSGEMPPYAAADNVATLTNTAVSISVLANDTFGDSLPANVVVATQPINGTAFVDQNATPDNPADDLIVYTPNNCFSGIDTFSYTIYNAEGLSASAAVTVVIVPATPVETYEEVTACDSFNWHGEVYTVSGDYTYESTNATGCATTARLHLTINNSTVSSETITACNSYTWHGNLYTVTGDYTFESLNASGCANTDTLHLTVNHTPAPTAPSTQSFCSGSVAALVATGTDIHWYLTPSGGTALSADTALMSGTYYASQTVDGCESARTAVNVTAQVAMPAAPSPQTFLCGAKRTNLSATGTAVRWYTTATGGTAMSSSELLVSGTYYATQTIGGCQSSRKAVEVIINNIPAPTASDQTLCYNGTVQQLMATGTDLKWYLSETGGTPLPMSTPITATTYYVSQKSGTCESPRTAVQVTLDGPALPDAPSSQTYNCGARRTSLVATGIGLKWYTTASGGAAISASTLLVAGSYFVSQTIGGCEGPRREISVTIITPSAPTASAQTFCTAATVANLTATGTGIKWYANNTDATPLASTTPLATGTYYVSQTNSMMCDSARTPVQVTIGGAPMPEAPSPQTLVCGSKRTALTATGTSLLWYNVPTGGTALSSTAVLTTGTYYVTQTITGGCVSNRKAVSVIITNPAAPTVSAQTLCSGATVASLNAMGMGLKWYTVSTGGTALATTTPLATGIYYVSQTVASCESDRAAVSVTINTTPMPDAPSPQVFACNVKRPSLIATGTALLWYTVPTGGTALSSTAQLATGTYYVSQTVDGCSSARRAVSVTVNATAPPTTTNQTHCSGASVSSLTATGTALKWYASASGGMPLASTTTLTSGTYFVSQTLNGCESLRSAANVTISSCVMKPADTGTAQTQDITSTVAYGIRIYPNPTSSVLNVKPEGNLVIDKITIIDSSGRIVLERDGDSTEVDVNSLARGIYLLRASSGDRIYQSKFVKE is encoded by the coding sequence ATGAAACAAGTGTACTCCTCAATCATTTTATTTCTGCTCATATGCTGCAATACGGTAACTGCACAGGCGGTTGATGATTATTTCACGACCGAGCAGAATATCGCGATAAACGCCCATGTATTGGCGAACGATGTGACCAATGGCGGGCTGTCTGCGCAGTCGATTTACGTTGTGTACCAACCGGCGCACGGCACCACGATGGTGATGAACAACGGCACCCCCAATACCACGGCGGATGATTATGTTACCTACACTCCGAATCCCAACTACAATGGCGTAGACAGTTTTGTCTATCAGATTACCGATGCGGCAATGGTGACGACCATGGCAACGGCATACATCGTCGTGACGCCAGACACCGACCCGAACGACCCGCCAACGGCGGTTGACGACATCGCCTACACGGCTGAGGACGTCAGTATTACCATTACGGTGCTGCAAAATGACTTTTTCGGTAGCGCCGGACCGGCAACCGGACCTATCGGAATTGCCGTAAATCCAGCAAACGGAACTGTAACTGTCAACAACAACGGCACGCCAAACAACCCTGTTGACGACAGCATCACGTACACGCCAAACGCTAATTATTTCGGTCAGGATACGTTTGCCTATGTCATCACGGGTGTTTACGGAAATGCTGACACCGCAACCGTTACTGTGTACATCAGTGAAGACGGTCCCCCTTATGACCCCCCATTTGCGGGAGATGACACCGCAACCACATCACAGGATTCGCCGGTTGTGATTGAGGTATTGATGAATGACACTTATGGTACTGCCGGGCCTCAGGAGATGACGATTGCAAGTCAGCCGTCACATGGAACCGCGACGGTAAATGATAATGGCACACCCGGCGATCCCTATGATGATAGGATTACCTATGTCCCCCAACCCAACTATGCGGGTGCAGATTCTTTTATGTACACTATTACCGATGTTTACGGCAATTCAGACACCGCTACTGTGACAGTGGTCATAGTAATCGACAGCCCGGGCGAAGGACCTCTTGCTGCGAACGATATGGCTTTCACCGATGAAAATTATCCGGTTACAATCGATGTCCTAAATAATGATACTTTTGGCGCCTACGGACCGGGAAGCATCAGCTTAGCCAGCCAGCCAACGTATGGGACTGCGACGATAAACAACAACGGCACTCCAGGTGATGCCACTGACGATACAATCAATTACATCCCAAATCCCAATTACAATGGTGTGGACGTGTTTACTTACCACATCACGGATGTCATGATGGTCACGTCGACGGGTACGGTAATCGTGACAGTTGTCCCGCCAACGACCGGAGGTAATCCGCCTACGGCTGCGGATGATGTTGCGGATACTGCAGAAGATGTGCCAGTGACTGTGTCGGTGCTTCAAAATGACACCTTCGGCAGCTATGGGCCGGCAACGGGAAGTATCGGAATTGCCGTCATGCCCGTAAACGGGACCGTCATTGTCAACAACACCGGCACGCCAAATGATCCATCCGACGATACGATAACATACAGTCCGAATCCCAATTATTTCGGCCAGGACACGTTTTCCTACGTCATCACCAATGCGTTCGGAGACACCGATATGGCTACAGTAACCATAACAGTGCGCCCTGATTCTTCGGGAGAGATGCCTCCGTATGCTGCAGCTGATAATGTTGCGACATTAACCAATACCGCCGTAAGCATTTCGGTGTTAGCAAACGATACTTTTGGCGATTCGCTGCCCGCAAACGTAGTTGTCGCTACCCAGCCAATAAACGGAACTGCATTTGTCGATCAAAATGCCACCCCCGATAACCCTGCTGACGATTTAATAGTGTATACTCCAAATAACTGCTTTAGTGGTATCGATACTTTCAGCTATACGATTTACAATGCTGAAGGTCTTTCCGCTTCCGCTGCCGTAACGGTTGTTATAGTCCCTGCCACGCCTGTTGAAACTTATGAAGAAGTGACCGCCTGCGATTCGTTCAACTGGCATGGGGAGGTTTATACGGTAAGTGGTGACTACACTTACGAGAGCACAAACGCAACCGGATGCGCCACTACGGCCAGGCTGCACCTGACCATCAACAACAGCACAGTTTCATCCGAAACCATAACTGCCTGCAATTCCTACACCTGGCACGGTAACTTATATACCGTAACCGGTGATTACACTTTTGAAAGCCTTAATGCGTCAGGATGTGCGAACACCGACACGCTGCATCTGACTGTAAACCACACCCCCGCACCAACAGCCCCTTCCACGCAATCTTTTTGCAGCGGCAGCGTTGCAGCGCTTGTTGCTACGGGCACTGACATCCACTGGTATCTTACGCCGAGCGGAGGTACTGCGCTTTCAGCAGATACAGCTTTGATGTCCGGTACCTATTATGCGTCACAGACGGTTGATGGTTGTGAGAGTGCAAGGACCGCCGTCAACGTAACTGCGCAGGTGGCTATGCCCGCAGCACCGTCGCCGCAGACCTTTTTATGCGGTGCAAAGAGGACGAACCTATCAGCTACGGGAACAGCTGTCAGATGGTACACCACCGCGACGGGTGGTACTGCGATGAGTTCCTCAGAGCTGCTTGTTTCCGGCACATATTATGCTACCCAGACCATCGGTGGATGCCAGAGTTCGAGGAAGGCAGTAGAGGTGATTATAAACAATATCCCTGCACCGACGGCCTCAGACCAGACCTTATGCTATAACGGCACAGTACAGCAGCTTATGGCGACAGGTACTGACCTGAAGTGGTATCTGAGTGAGACTGGCGGCACCCCGCTTCCGATGTCAACACCAATTACAGCAACAACCTACTATGTATCACAGAAATCAGGTACCTGCGAGAGCCCGAGAACTGCCGTACAGGTAACCCTTGACGGACCCGCCCTTCCTGATGCACCATCATCGCAGACTTATAACTGTGGTGCAAGGAGAACAAGCCTTGTGGCTACGGGTATCGGTCTTAAATGGTACACCACAGCGTCAGGCGGTGCGGCCATCTCCGCGTCTACACTGTTAGTCGCCGGGTCGTACTTCGTGAGCCAGACCATTGGCGGTTGTGAGGGACCGAGAAGGGAAATATCAGTAACAATCATCACGCCATCAGCACCAACAGCATCGGCGCAGACATTCTGCACTGCAGCAACGGTCGCCAATCTGACGGCAACCGGCACAGGCATCAAGTGGTATGCGAACAATACCGACGCGACGCCTCTGGCATCAACCACCCCGCTGGCCACAGGAACCTATTACGTCTCTCAGACCAACTCGATGATGTGCGACAGCGCCCGGACACCGGTACAGGTAACTATCGGCGGCGCGCCTATGCCGGAAGCCCCATCACCCCAGACCTTGGTATGCGGTTCGAAAAGAACGGCACTCACCGCTACCGGTACGTCACTGTTGTGGTATAACGTGCCCACAGGGGGTACGGCATTGTCCTCAACGGCTGTGCTTACCACAGGAACTTATTACGTAACCCAGACCATTACGGGTGGTTGCGTGAGCAACAGGAAGGCGGTATCGGTAATCATCACCAACCCGGCGGCACCCACGGTATCGGCACAGACGCTCTGCTCCGGGGCCACCGTGGCAAGCCTTAACGCTATGGGCATGGGACTTAAATGGTATACGGTATCGACAGGCGGGACAGCATTAGCAACAACCACACCGCTTGCTACAGGAATCTATTATGTGTCACAAACCGTGGCATCCTGCGAGAGCGATCGCGCGGCGGTCAGCGTGACGATAAATACCACCCCTATGCCTGACGCACCATCACCTCAGGTATTTGCCTGCAATGTCAAGAGACCCTCTCTTATCGCAACAGGAACAGCATTGCTTTGGTACACTGTGCCGACCGGTGGCACGGCGTTGTCCTCGACGGCACAACTTGCGACCGGCACCTACTACGTGTCACAGACGGTCGACGGCTGTTCGAGTGCCAGGCGCGCGGTATCGGTGACCGTCAATGCGACCGCCCCACCCACAACCACAAACCAGACGCATTGCAGCGGAGCATCCGTAAGCAGTCTTACAGCTACCGGTACGGCGCTGAAATGGTATGCTTCGGCATCGGGAGGAATGCCACTGGCATCAACCACGACACTTACGTCAGGGACTTATTTCGTATCGCAGACACTAAACGGTTGCGAAAGCCTGCGGTCTGCAGCAAACGTCACCATTTCGTCTTGTGTAATGAAGCCCGCAGACACAGGAACAGCACAGACACAAGACATTACGAGCACAGTAGCCTATGGCATCAGGATATACCCCAACCCAACGTCGTCCGTACTGAACGTGAAACCGGAAGGGAATCTGGTTATTGACAAGATCACCATTATCGACTCGTCGGGAAGGATTGTGTTGGAACGTGACGGCGATTCCACGGAAGTTGATGTCAACAGCCTTGCACGCGGCATCTACCTCCTGAGAGCATCATCAGGTGACAGGATATACCAATCGAAGTTTGTGAAGGAATAA
- a CDS encoding T9SS type A sorting domain-containing protein: protein MKSYFTLFACILISAIKGYGQMVANDDVFNDMNGITGSNTIPANNPLRVIQNDLLNGNPVLASQVGLIQLSSTSPNVNLITSVGGYVKVEPGTPAGTYYITYQICAATPDLCDTAVVTVQVCGVPAPVDLTECDTPLGTVLLGGLPETGSWTIWGKMDAGFPTYWDTPYIQLATGTGLTTTLTGLTPSESYRLKVVNESGCSSDHLYVYVGNVANNGATFTGEMSGEYVDLNNDGIVNIGDVVQYHFLFTNASDCDLHDIYYFLNDDPYPSGTLNMIPANSTATAVLNNLITENNINDGFVNQFANYGGYYENGQGDGFKIWSDNVDLAISDGFKVHAFLDVNANNIQDNDEADFTSGYFNITRVDDNQTSQISSSSPSYIFYETNPDHLYNISYYLNENCQYGNTITYSNVSVAAGSGILTYNFPITYTPDLCNDVVTTLYPLGAPRPGFEYKTTIRYKNNGVQAIPSGTITFIPDNAVSITSISQSGTVPSGNGFTHTFSNLLPGEARYFIVTMQVPTIPTVNLGDQLTTTASVSIPLSEVNVANNVSELVQTMVGSYDPNDKTENHGGKIVHSTFSSEDYLTYTIRFENTGTASALSAKVDDTLDMKLDETTVRMVQASHPYVLERNGNLLEWRFNGINLPPSAGDDAGKGFIVFQVKPKPGYAIGDIIPNTAEIYFDFNPAITTNTFETEYTAPLSVDGIEGNTLSWYPNPVKDKLNINSRQNIQTLTVYNLLGQPVLEKRIDAVSGTLDTSDLEGGVYLVRVISAEAEKTIRILKQ from the coding sequence ATGAAATCTTATTTTACCTTGTTTGCCTGTATACTGATTTCAGCGATAAAAGGGTATGGTCAGATGGTGGCCAATGACGACGTTTTTAACGATATGAATGGGATTACGGGCAGCAACACCATCCCTGCTAACAATCCATTGCGCGTGATCCAGAATGATTTACTCAACGGCAATCCTGTACTTGCCTCTCAGGTTGGGCTGATACAACTTTCCAGTACCAGTCCGAATGTAAACCTCATAACCTCCGTTGGCGGATATGTAAAGGTGGAGCCCGGTACACCGGCGGGAACTTATTATATCACATACCAGATTTGTGCAGCCACCCCGGATTTATGTGATACTGCCGTAGTCACTGTGCAGGTGTGTGGCGTTCCCGCACCTGTGGATCTTACCGAATGCGACACCCCTTTAGGTACCGTCCTGCTTGGCGGACTACCTGAAACCGGTTCATGGACCATATGGGGCAAGATGGACGCCGGCTTTCCTACCTATTGGGATACGCCGTACATCCAGCTCGCAACAGGCACAGGCTTGACTACCACCCTAACCGGCTTAACACCGAGTGAATCTTATCGCTTAAAAGTAGTCAATGAGTCCGGATGTTCTTCAGATCATTTATATGTTTACGTCGGAAATGTTGCCAATAACGGAGCAACATTCACGGGTGAAATGAGCGGTGAATATGTCGACCTCAACAACGACGGAATTGTAAATATCGGAGATGTTGTGCAGTACCATTTCCTGTTTACTAATGCCTCAGACTGTGATCTCCATGATATTTATTATTTCCTTAATGATGATCCCTATCCCAGCGGAACATTGAATATGATTCCGGCTAACTCTACTGCGACTGCCGTACTGAACAATCTTATCACTGAAAATAATATTAACGATGGCTTTGTCAATCAGTTTGCAAATTATGGCGGATATTATGAAAATGGGCAAGGAGATGGTTTCAAGATATGGAGTGATAACGTCGACCTTGCTATTTCCGATGGTTTTAAGGTTCATGCGTTTTTAGATGTCAATGCAAACAATATTCAGGACAATGATGAAGCGGATTTTACTAGTGGATATTTCAATATTACCCGAGTGGATGATAATCAGACAAGCCAGATTTCATCTTCAAGTCCTTCCTACATTTTCTATGAAACCAACCCGGATCATCTTTACAATATTTCCTATTACTTAAATGAGAATTGCCAATATGGAAACACTATAACCTATTCGAATGTTTCCGTAGCAGCTGGATCGGGCATACTTACTTATAATTTCCCGATTACTTATACTCCCGATTTGTGCAATGATGTGGTGACAACTTTATACCCGTTGGGAGCCCCAAGGCCAGGTTTTGAGTACAAGACGACCATCCGCTATAAGAATAATGGGGTACAGGCTATTCCTTCGGGAACCATCACTTTTATACCTGATAACGCTGTCTCAATTACATCAATATCACAATCAGGCACTGTGCCTTCAGGTAATGGATTTACCCATACCTTCAGTAATCTACTGCCTGGTGAAGCAAGATATTTTATCGTAACCATGCAGGTCCCAACAATCCCAACCGTTAATCTTGGTGACCAACTGACTACAACAGCATCAGTTTCCATTCCGCTTTCAGAAGTCAATGTGGCCAATAATGTATCCGAATTGGTTCAAACCATGGTAGGATCTTATGACCCCAATGACAAAACCGAAAACCATGGTGGTAAAATTGTGCACAGTACATTTTCTTCGGAAGATTATCTGACGTATACCATCCGTTTTGAAAATACGGGGACGGCTTCCGCTTTAAGTGCAAAAGTTGACGATACACTTGATATGAAACTAGATGAAACTACTGTTCGTATGGTGCAGGCAAGCCATCCGTATGTGCTGGAAAGAAATGGGAATCTTTTAGAATGGCGCTTTAATGGCATTAACCTGCCTCCTTCTGCAGGAGATGATGCCGGCAAAGGCTTTATTGTTTTTCAGGTGAAACCGAAACCGGGTTATGCGATAGGCGATATTATCCCAAACACGGCTGAAATCTATTTTGATTTTAATCCTGCGATTACTACCAATACTTTTGAGACGGAATATACGGCGCCGCTTTCGGTGGATGGTATTGAGGGCAATACGTTGTCCTGGTATCCGAATCCCGTGAAGGACAAGCTGAATATCAACAGCAGGCAAAACATTCAGACTCTAACTGTTTACAATCTTCTCGGGCAACCGGTTTTGGAGAAAAGGATAGATGCTGTTTCGGGAACTTTGGACACATCCGACTTGGAAGGTGGCGTCTATCTGGTCAGGGTAATATCTGCGGAAGCGGAAAAAACAATACGGATCCTGAAACAATGA